Proteins from a single region of Equus quagga isolate Etosha38 chromosome 18, UCLA_HA_Equagga_1.0, whole genome shotgun sequence:
- the GSTM3 gene encoding glutathione S-transferase Mu 3, protein MSCESSMVLGYWDIRGLAHAIRMLLEYTDTSYEEKRYTCGEAPDYDRSQWLDAKFKLDLAFPNLPYLMDGKNKITQSNAILRYIARKHNMCGETEEEKIRVDIMENQIMDFRMQLTKLCYSADLEKLKPQYLEQLPGQLKQFSLFLGKFSWFAGEKLTFVDFLTYDVLDQNRMFEPRCLDEFPNLKAFMCRFEALEKIAAYMQSDRFFKTPINNKMAHWGNKRIC, encoded by the exons ATGTCGTGCGAGTCGTCTATGGTTCTGGGTTATTGGGATATTCGCGGG CTGGCGCACGCCATCCGCATGCTCCTGGAGTACACGGATACATCCTATGAGGAGAAACGGTACACGTGCGGGGAAG CTCCTGACTATGATAGAAGCCAATGGCTGGATGCGAAATTCAAGTTAGACCTGGCCTTTCCTAAC CTGCCCTACCTGATGGATGGGAAGAATAAGATCACCCAGAGCAATGCCATCTTGCGCTACATCGCTCGCAAGCACAATATGT GTGGCgagactgaagaagaaaagattcgAGTGGACATCATGGAGAACCAAATTATGGATTTCCGCATGCAACTGACAAAACTCTGCTACAGCGCTGACCTT gaaAAACTGAAGCCTCAGTACTTGGAACAGCTACCTGGACAACTGAAACAATTCTCCTTGTTCCTGGGGAAATTCTCATGGTTTGCAGGGGaaaag CTCACCTTTGTGGATTTCCTCACCTATGATGTCTTAGATCAGAACCGTATGTTTGAGCCCAGGTGCCTGGATGAATTTCCAAATCTGAAGGCTTTCATGTGCCGTTTTGAG GCGTTGGAGAAAATAGCTGCCTACATGCAGTCTGACCGCTTCTTCAAGACGCCCATCAACAACAAGATGGCCCATTGGGGCAACAAGAGAATATGTTGA